Part of the Panthera uncia isolate 11264 chromosome F2, Puncia_PCG_1.0, whole genome shotgun sequence genome, TGCTCTCTGCTGCCAGAGACACTGTACGTCAACACCAAAAGCAGCTGAGATTGAAGGATCTAAACTTAGTCCTTCTCCAgcatccccctcctcctctttgcaAGACAGAGTTATTCAGACAGACTCCTTGCCACCAGGACCTCTCAACTCAGGGAACAACCAAATAACAGCAGGGCGGAAAGTCTGCAACTGCTGCAGCCAGGAATTAGAAACTTCTTTTACCCGTGTGGATGAGAATGTCAACTTAGAGCAAAGGAACCGATGCTCCCCTTCAGCAAAAGGGAGCAATCACCTGGGAGACCTTGGCTGGGGAAATCCAAACGAGTGGTCCCATGAGGCTGCCGTATCCTTGATATCCGAAGATGAGGATGATGTAAGTTCGGAAGCCACATCTTCAGGGAGGTCAGTTGACTATGGTTTCATCAGTGCCATCTTGTTCTTGGTCACTGGCATCTTGCTGGTGATCATCTCTTACATTGTTCCACGGGAAGTGACTGTGGATCCCAACACCGTGGCGGCCCGGGAGATGGAACGCTTGGAGAAGGAGAGCGCAAGGTTGGGGGCTCACCTGGATCGCTGTGTGATTGCGGGACTCTGCCTGCTCACTCTTGGGGGGGTCGTTCTGTCCTGTTTGCTGATGATGTCTATGTGGAAGGGGGAGTTATATCGTCGCAACAGGTTTGCCTCTTCCAAAGAGTCTGCAAAACTCTACGGTTCTTTCAACTTCAGGATGAAAACCGGCACGAATGAAAACACCCTGGAACTGTCCTTGGTAGAAGAAGATGCTCTTGATGTACAGAGTTAATTCTGGTTGTGAACTTCTTGAGGGTCTGCGTTAGCATTTTCTgtgaaaacaaaccaaccaaccacttttcttaaaattaacaGTGCAGTTTATTTGCTTGTCAGGAAATGCTCATTTCACAAACCAACAGCCAGTGAGTGTTTTtgttctatatgtattttttatttacaagaaAAGCTGTGTTAAGATGCATTAAGAAACTACAACCAGCTACACCTGTCCTTGTAAAGAGCTGAGATTAATTAATCTATAATGGCCATCAGCTTCTGTTTCTATAGCAAAATATTTCTAACAACCAGcgtacaaatgatttttttaacatgataTGGGGTATTATTTGGACATTAAGAAGTCCTGCACACAGTAGGGTCAATTAGTAACTTATTTTGTGAAAAAGAACCTAAGCACTAATCACATAATAAGGCttacatttaattctcaaaggTGCTTATCCATTCTCTTGctaaattttttcttcctctgatttgGCTGAGCATTAAAATATAGGGttttgaatttgaatattttgaagCTTGAGgatgttgattattttaaaaatgcaagaataTATATGTTGTATTTATAATTATTCCTGTACTCAGAATTGGTAACTAAGTCATTAGAATAAActttctaggaaaagaaaaatatataaatcattattAGACCAATCTGAATTTAACCGAGAATGTTAGTGCCAGATATGAGCTGATGTTGCATGCCCATTTTCTAGGTAAAGTAAAATTAATTGCTTACgtaaatttcattttctgtttgtcgTTTAGCTATCCCACAGGTTACCCGGGCTCTTGAAGTCTTTCCTGGTTCTCACACCAGAGAGGCAAAGCAttagacatttttaatatatttccagaCATATAAACCTCTAGGCAGGTCAGAGTCATGATTAGCTCAGACACACCCAGGTgacattttgttattgtttggaGAAAATTTCCAATACAATTGCAGCTAGACTGttagaaacatttagaaattggTATCACTTACTCTTGGCGAAGCAACAAACCATTGCCCCAGGATGGAAGCAGTCCTTAAGCCCACagccaaaaaattaaaagataagagtgacaaagagagaggaaactgATTCAGTGGGAActgcatcctcaccaaaactCGCCTCCTCCTAACATGGTCTAAGTGTCTCTCTCCGTTCCTCATCCAGGCTCTCAGAAACTGTGATGCCTTGCCTCATGATGTTTACACTTGCTCCATGAGAGGCACGATGAGCAAAGTGGTCACAACTTTGCAAAACACACACCCAGTGTCCACACTAACACACTGTCTCCGTACAGTTATGGTTCGGGAAGGGGTAGGAAATGGAGCCTCAAATAGCTTGCATTTTGCAATT contains:
- the TMEM74 gene encoding transmembrane protein 74; the protein is MELHSLAKKSSQAFLCDAGDWHSGGPPDGQADAAAIKAALCCQRHCTSTPKAAEIEGSKLSPSPASPSSSLQDRVIQTDSLPPGPLNSGNNQITAGRKVCNCCSQELETSFTRVDENVNLEQRNRCSPSAKGSNHLGDLGWGNPNEWSHEAAVSLISEDEDDVSSEATSSGRSVDYGFISAILFLVTGILLVIISYIVPREVTVDPNTVAAREMERLEKESARLGAHLDRCVIAGLCLLTLGGVVLSCLLMMSMWKGELYRRNRFASSKESAKLYGSFNFRMKTGTNENTLELSLVEEDALDVQS